The following proteins are co-located in the Lentibacillus sp. JNUCC-1 genome:
- a CDS encoding GNAT family N-acetyltransferase has protein sequence MTLKLHHLTSKNFADLVRESSEHLPDADTIKMLEGKGTEETVLYILGILTPEGRMVGFGMYASGPWDPILKPGYADVTIKVDQDWYHQGVGNWLLDEIETLARERHSKALQTMVRDNNDVELDWVNQKGFEITNHSFESRLNVKMFDIHSYDALFKNLEASGIKFTSLAEYTQDPDIEHQFWDFWWKLVQDVPGMSDKPRPDNEKMMNMTRDVDKEGFILAVDDGTWVAMSMAIDESEGVVYNSMTGVDRRYRGKGLAQAVKVKAIEYALKNDAEYMRTHNDSENEAMLSVNEKLGYERRPGIFGLTKLI, from the coding sequence TTGACGTTAAAACTTCACCACCTGACTTCGAAAAATTTTGCCGACCTCGTCCGTGAGTCGAGTGAACACCTGCCAGACGCTGATACCATTAAAATGTTGGAGGGAAAAGGAACAGAAGAAACGGTCTTATACATATTAGGTATTTTAACACCAGAAGGAAGAATGGTTGGCTTTGGCATGTATGCGTCCGGCCCTTGGGATCCGATTCTGAAACCGGGTTACGCCGATGTGACCATCAAAGTCGATCAGGACTGGTATCATCAAGGCGTTGGCAACTGGCTTTTGGATGAAATTGAGACCCTCGCACGGGAACGCCATTCCAAAGCGCTTCAAACCATGGTCCGGGATAATAACGACGTGGAGCTTGATTGGGTGAATCAGAAAGGTTTTGAGATCACCAACCATTCCTTTGAGTCCCGATTAAACGTAAAGATGTTTGATATCCACTCGTACGATGCCCTTTTTAAAAATCTGGAAGCTTCAGGCATCAAATTCACCTCCCTTGCCGAGTACACGCAAGACCCTGATATAGAGCATCAATTTTGGGACTTCTGGTGGAAGCTTGTTCAGGATGTGCCAGGCATGTCGGATAAACCGCGTCCTGACAATGAAAAGATGATGAACATGACACGTGATGTAGATAAGGAAGGTTTTATTTTAGCAGTTGATGATGGCACGTGGGTCGCCATGTCCATGGCCATAGATGAATCAGAAGGGGTTGTTTATAATTCCATGACCGGCGTTGACCGACGTTATCGCGGAAAAGGCCTTGCCCAAGCGGTAAAAGTCAAAGCCATAGAATACGCCTTGAAAAATGATGCTGAATACATGAGAACGCATAATGATTCGGAAAATGAGGCCATGCTATCAGTGAATGAGAAACTAGGCTATGAAAGAAGGCCTGGGATATTTGGGCTGACAAAGTTGATTTAG
- a CDS encoding alpha/beta hydrolase — translation MEHIFKQGSDASKPTLLLLHGTGGTEEDLLSLAEMIDPDATVLSVRGNVLENGMPRFFRRLAEGVFDEEDLVFRTEELNAFLDEAAERYQFDRDRVLAIGYSNGANIAASLLFHYEQALMGAVLHHPMVPRRGVDLPDLSGKHVMIAAGANDPLCAPEESEELASMLQTAGAHVELHWEDNGHQLTPGEVRAARSWYASRDL, via the coding sequence GTGGAACATATTTTCAAACAAGGAAGCGATGCGTCAAAGCCGACCTTATTGTTGCTGCACGGGACCGGCGGCACTGAAGAGGATTTGTTGTCGCTGGCGGAGATGATTGATCCCGATGCTACCGTGCTGAGTGTCAGAGGAAATGTTCTCGAAAACGGCATGCCGCGCTTTTTCAGACGCCTGGCTGAAGGGGTATTTGATGAAGAAGACTTGGTATTCAGGACAGAAGAACTGAATGCATTCCTGGACGAAGCGGCTGAACGGTATCAATTTGACCGTGACCGAGTGCTGGCGATCGGATATTCAAACGGCGCCAACATTGCCGCGAGCCTGCTTTTCCATTATGAACAGGCTTTGATGGGTGCGGTGCTGCATCACCCGATGGTTCCGCGCCGCGGCGTGGATCTGCCTGATCTGTCAGGGAAGCATGTCATGATTGCAGCGGGTGCCAATGATCCGCTGTGTGCGCCCGAGGAGTCGGAGGAATTGGCATCCATGCTGCAAACCGCTGGAGCCCATGTCGAGTTACATTGGGAAGACAACGGACATCAGCTGACACCCGGAGAAGTGAGAGCTGCACGTTCATGGTATGCAAGTAGAGATCTCTAA